The Sulfurihydrogenibium sp. genome segment CTATTTTTCAGGCATGTGTCTAAGGCATTGTATTTTTCTTTCTCTGATAGATATGGGTAGATTTCTAAGTATGTTTTATAACCATAGTAGCTGTGGCAGTAGTTTTGTACAAGCTGTTTAAATATGTCTAAGTATTTTGAATCTTGCAGATTTTCTAAAATAGTTCCATAAACATAAAGATAAAAAGGCTTATCTTCTTCTAAGAATGCGTCTAAGTCTGCAAGCTGAATGAATTCAAAGGCTGTTTTATAATCTTGTTGATAGGATAAAAAAGAAGCTATTTTTAAAGCTGTATAGCTTGAGATTGCAAAGCTTTGATTTTTCTTGATTAAATCATACGAATTATCTAAATCTATCTGCTCAAAATCTGATTTATAAATCTTTACTACTTCCTCTATTTGTGCGTAGGAATTGGAAAAGAAAAAGAGTAGTAGAAGATACATAATTTTGATTAAAAATAAATTCTTTTTCACTTGCTTAGCTCCTGTAATATTTCTTCTATTTCTTTTGGTAAGCTTTTAAGCTCTATGCTTAGTATTTGGTTTGTTCTTGGATGTTTGAATGTTAGTTTATATGCTACAAGTGCGTGATAGCTAAGTTTATCTGATAAGTTTTTCACAAGGTCTGATGATAAGTTTGATTTTTTAAATCCATAAACAAAATCGTTAAATAATGGATGTCCAATGGCTGAAAAATGAACTCTTATTTGATGGGTTCTTCCTGTATGAAGCTTTATATCAACAAGCGTTAGATTGTGTTTTTCAAAGCGTTTTTCTACCCAGTATTCTGTTAGTGCATCTTTAAGGTTTGTTGCTACTGTTCCCATTTTTTGCCTGTTGTAAATAGACCTTCCGATAGGTAAGTCTATCAAGCCATGGTCTTTTTTTACTATTCCTGAAACGATAGCTTTGTACTTTTTGTCTATTTCTCTATCTTGAAACATTTTTTGAAGCTCTTTATGTGCAAATTCTGTTTTTGCTACAATCAAAAGCCCGGCGGTATCTTTATCTAATCTGTGAACAATTCCTGCCCTTTCTTTTCCTTGATACTGTGATACATTTTTAAAATGATAAAGTAGAGCATTTACCAGCGTTCCAGATGTATGACCAACCGATGGATGGACTACCATTCCGGGTGGTTTATAGACTACTGCTAAATCTTCGTCTTCATAGTATATTTCAAGCGGAATATTTTCAGGCTCAATTTCTAAAGGTTCGGGTGGTGGTATGATGATCGTAAACTCCTGTCCGGTTTTTACTTTTGTTGATGGTTTTTTAACAGGATTGTTATCTAACAATACTAATCCATTTTCTATAAGATTTTGATAAAAAGACCTTGAATACTCAGGATAGACTAAGGCTAAAAATTGGTCTAATCTCTTATTTGAAAACTCTTCTTCTACTTTAAAGCTGATGATTTCTTCCATACAAATAAGATATTAGAAAAAGCTTTATTTTTCAAGTAATGAATGGAAAAAAACAGATGGATTAATTGTTGGCATTAGGGATTATTGTCAATTCCTCATAGGTAGGCTACAACAAACTAAAGAAAGGAGAAAAGCTAATCGTGTTCCAGATTCTAACAAGAATAGATGAGGGGATTCAATTCCTCACAGGTAGGCTACAAAACTTAAAAATTTTTTCTTATTCGATTGCCAAAGTATTTTACAAATCAACTATAAAAGTATCATAACACATTTTGAAAAAATAAACAACTAATCAAACTATAGACTTAACCATATAGAGACTTCCAAACCCACACGATTAAACGTGAGAAGTGAAACGTAAAACACAGAAAGAATTTAAACACATCTCACGTCTCACGTTTCACCTTACATAACCCACACGGTTCAGATGTAACAATTACTACTATGGAGTAATGCCAAAAAGGGTTATAGCTTTATAACCCACACGGTTCAGATGTAACTGTGTTTGTATATTTAACTGTCAATGAAACTAAATCACTTTATAACCCACACGGTTCAGATGTAACGCTATTTTCATAAAATCTCTTGGAAGATACTACAAACTTTATAACCCACACGGTTCAGATGTAACCATCAATCTCCTTGGCTTCTTTCCAAAAAGCCGCTGTCTTTATAACCCACACGGTTCAGATGTAACAAGATTTAAGGAATTCAATGAGTTGCTAAGAGAACACTTTATAACCCACACGGTTCAGATGTAACAACCTTGCCTTTTCTTATCTTATCCATTCTAAGTTCCTTTATAACCCACACGGTTCAGATGTAACTTCTAAGCTCTACTGGC includes the following:
- a CDS encoding RluA family pseudouridine synthase; amino-acid sequence: MEEIISFKVEEEFSNKRLDQFLALVYPEYSRSFYQNLIENGLVLLDNNPVKKPSTKVKTGQEFTIIIPPPEPLEIEPENIPLEIYYEDEDLAVVYKPPGMVVHPSVGHTSGTLVNALLYHFKNVSQYQGKERAGIVHRLDKDTAGLLIVAKTEFAHKELQKMFQDREIDKKYKAIVSGIVKKDHGLIDLPIGRSIYNRQKMGTVATNLKDALTEYWVEKRFEKHNLTLVDIKLHTGRTHQIRVHFSAIGHPLFNDFVYGFKKSNLSSDLVKNLSDKLSYHALVAYKLTFKHPRTNQILSIELKSLPKEIEEILQELSK